The Flavobacterium sp. 102 genomic interval GGAACTGCTGAGAGTTTAGTAGAAGGCTTGGTTTGTGGTATAGCAACAAATTAGAAGCAAAGTTCTCGATACATCCCGATTGTATCGAGATACTAGAACTGACGTTTTAAGAGTAAGGGCTGTCGAGATATGGCAGCCCTTATTAATTTTCGTCGGCATCATCCATGCGAAGTATTAGTTTTTCTTTTAGGACATTTAGGAACTTGGTTCTTTCGGATTTTCTGGTGCGGATTTCAAGAAACGTTCTGTTGAATTGTCCGAGGTCAACACCAAAGGCAGCTTCGAAAAATGTGGTAACTTCTTTGAGTTCTGATGCACCGTTATTGAAAACGCCTTCAGTGTGCAATGCATATATCAGTTCGACTAAAGCTACTTTTGAACCGGTCCATTTTTGTGTTTTGCGTAAAGGTATCGTAACTGTGTTAGGATTCTCCTTGTTTTCCAATTTGGAAATCTCTGTTTCTAAGTAGATTTTAATCCTATCGTTTGCTAAAATCCTCGCTACTTTATAATCGTGTGAAGTAGAAAATCGATGGTCTGCCTGAAAGTAAAAGCTATCGAGTGTATGCCGAACATCGTGTTTGCCGCGAATGAAATATTTGTTGTCGAGGTTGCGGTTGCCCGTGCGGTAGTATTTGTAGAACTCAGCATTTTCGGTGAAGTAGGTTTCTAGTTTTATTACTTCGGCATTGTAGTATTTGCGGATTGCTTTTTTAGAACCGAAAGGTTTGTTGGTCTCTATATTATAGATGTCATTGTAGTAAATCAGTTTGGCCGCAAATTGCGGTTTTATATTCCTGAAAAAATCAATCTCTTCTGATTTGTTTTTGAATTGGTGGTTTAAAAACGCAGTTTTTAATTTTTCCAGTATTGTAATTAGTCGCTTTATTGCTTGCTCCGCATAGAGAATTGGTTCTTCCGTTTCAGAATGGATGCTTTTTAATTGATGCTCTAATTCAGATAGTAAGGATTCAGAAAACAATTTCATTTGCCGGCAGTTTGTTGGTTGGTATGGGCAAATCTATTGGAGTGCTGTATTGAGTGCAAATGGTGTGGTGTGTAATTCCCGAATTGAATACTCCGAATTCCCGAATTGCAATATATGTTCTAGAAAAAAATATTACTTGAGACAATAATTGATACCGAATGTATACTGGGCATTTATTCCGCTATCGAACCATGTAATTAAATCTGCGGTATTGGTTTTCCTCTTAATTTTAAATTCTTAATATCAAATGTAATTAATTAAAACCTATAAAAATGATTGTTATTCTTCCGTCTGCACTATTATTTGTTCTGTTTATATATCTCTTTTTTAGGGAAATAAAACTTGAACGTAAAAGGTTTCTTGAAGCTGACCGATTAGGAGATGAACATATTTTAAGGGAAGTTGAGCGGTTTTTGAAAAAGGTTAATTGTAATAAATTAAACAATTTTATTAGCTAAAGACTATCAAGTTGTTGTTTGCCTGTCGATTTTCCAGCTTACCATTTTTAGTCTTTCATTCACTTTGTTTAAACTTTCCAAAATCTGTTCTTCGGTAGGCAGTTCGCCGTATACTAAGTCTTTAAAAGTTGTATTGTATGTATTCCGCATCTGACTCCATGTGTTTTCAATATCTGCATAAATCATAGCTGTTGCAGGATGATTATCGAGCCAACCGTTATTGCTCTTAAAACTTATGACATCATCATTGGCAACTATGAGTAATAGTTTATCAAAACCTGGGGAATTAAAAAAAGCATTAACTTCCTTGTTTTCCAATAATTTATGAATATCATAGATATGACGGATTTTGTTATTCAAATCGGTAATAGGATCTTCGGTAAATGAAAATCGCATTAAGCTCATTATTTTTTCACAAAGTGTACGCTCTAAACTAAGTACGAGGACTTCAAATGCGTTGAGGTTGTATTCTTCGATTAGCGCTTCCTGATTATTAGCTTTCATCATTTCGGCTACAAAAGATGTAACCATTGCGTTAGTATATGGTTCAAAACTTCCTAACCAAGTTGATTCTACTATAATGATATCACGAACCTGACCAAAGTCGCCTTCAAAGGTTTTTTCGTAGCTATGAGCTGTTTTTCGAATCATTCCCATTTTGTTTGTAATTCCTTCGACTTCAATCTCGGGCAAAATTTCGGCAACAACATTTGAAATTTTCTTGATTTTTGCTTTTAACTGATTCCCCGTTTCTTGTTCATTTCTGAGAATGACCATATCAATATCTTCTGAAAAGCGTTCAATTATTTTGTAGCATTTTGACAATGCTGTTCCTCCTTTAAAGACTGCTTCTTTTCCTATATTTGAAGTAAAAATGCGGTTTAAGGCCAGTGTTACCCAATAATCTTTTTCAACATAGATTTCCTTAATTCCTTTTTGTTGCGCTGTTGCCAGTATCGCATCATTGTATAGTTCTTTGTTTTCGTGTAGTGTCATACTATGTTCCAGTTTTTAGCATTGGGTAAAATATCCTCTGTAATTTTGTATTCATATTGTGAAAGTGGATTAAGACTTTTTTTTAATGGCTTTATTTCGTCATTATCCATAAAAACTTCGACTATTGCTCCTAAAATTGCACGAACCCTTGGAGGGTATTTCAAGGCATACTTTAACAGTAATTTTTTATCTTTATTATCCCATTTTTTTATCTCATTTGCCAAAAGTAACAGCCCTGACCTTTTATCCATATCGGGGATTTGTTTGAAATCTTTCAGTGCATCTAAAATTTCTAATAAATAGTAATTTTTATCCGAAACATCAATATAACTTTTTACCGGTTTTCCTTTTAAACTACCGATTGATGCAGAAATTCGTTTGTCGCGGCTGGCAATTTTAATGACTTTAGGTATTTGTGTTGTTAAACCAAGCCTATTGTATAAACTTACTCCTGTTATGTAGGCAATTCTTTTATCATTTTCGAATAGATAGTTTTTTAAAAGTTCTTCTTCTCTGGGCTTTAATTCGCCAAAAACGGTTTGCTTTGGTTTATAAAATACCCCAGTTGAAACTCGCTTCAACACGCCCTTTTTTATTAAACGCTCTAATGTTTTTGCAGTAGCCGCATACTCATCCGATTTAACAGAAAGCGTTTGATAAGTGAATGTAGTGCCTATTGGCAGTTTCTTAACCTTGTCTTCTATTTTTTTTGAAATCGTCATGCTCTATCTTTTTATAGAAGACAAACATACTATTATTTTTTTAAATTGTCAAGTAAACGAAGCAATATACTTGACAAAATGTTTGAATATGCTTTGTTTTACAGACTGTTACTAAACTATATTGGATACTATAGGCTTGACTTTGTCGAAAAAGGCAGCCTAACTTTACAGCAATTTATTAAAGTAATAAATTGTGCGAGCGATAGCGCTGTTGTTTTACAACAGCGCTATCAGTTTTTTGTAGTGGATTGTGGTAGTTTTAAACTTATAGTTGCGAAGGTGTAAAATAATTTAACTCCTAATACTTTTATTTATACCTGTTATAAAATCTTGAAAAAAAGCCGGTAATGATGTAAATTGGCTTCCTGCATTTTCATCTATTTTACAAATATCTTCAATTATTAGTGCTGTTAAATATATTGCTAGTCTTGTTAAAGGATCTGTATACTCTTCTGAAATTGGTTTGCTTCTTGTTTTTTCAAAATGTTCTATTGAAATATAATTGGAATGGGTATGAACTGAAGCGTATTTGTAAGCATTGATAAAAGCATCTGTTTTACAAACTTGCTCAACAAGTTCGATGATTTTTAAAGGTCTTACTTTATAATTTTCATTGATTGAGAATTTCCATAAAGATTTTCTTTTTTCTGGGTCATATATTTTCACAAGCTCTGTAGTCTCTAATGAATTATAAAATGAGTTCGTCTTTATTAATTCAAACATTTCTTGAAGTTCTTGTTTGTCTTTTTCTTGTACAGGCTTTAGCTTAGGTAGGTTTTCATAGTCGATTTTGAATTTCTTTTTTTCCAACAATCCATCTATTTTCCAAAGGTAAAATCGAAATTGTTTTTCATCTTCTGATTTGGGTTCAACGAAGATGTGATTGAAAGTAATATATGTTTCCATCATTACCCTAAACATTGAATTTACACTAAATAAATCGTAGCCTGTAACTTTGATATCAGGTGTTGAGCTTTTATGCTCTATGATACCTGATGAAAGATGGAAGAAAGATGAAGAGTGAATAGCAAATTTATCGATTAGCAAATTCGAATAATTCATCCAATTTGGCACATTGGTTTTCTTTTTAGCAACATAAACCTGGGCTAACGGACCTAATAAGATGTATTCATAAAAGGTTAAAGGGTTTTGATATAATAGTTTCTGAATGTCCATAAAACCATATTTTAAGACATCAAGACTACGCCTAAACTGTCCAGTTTTGTTATTGTTGTCTCAGATATCTTTTCAAGACACGCTATACATAATAACCGCTCTGCGCGACTAAATGCAACATATCCCAAGCGTGGATAGTCAGTTTTTTCATTGTCACGTTTACTTTCTCTTATTGAGTGGTCAGTTTCTATCCATAATAAAAGCTCTTCTTCAGTTTTAGCGATCGCGAGTACAGCTTCTGATTCCAAACCTTTAATAGTATGTATATTAGAAACTGTAACATAATTACCTACTTCTTTATTATTAAAATCGAATTTCAGATTTTCAATTTTCACAGGTAATCCCTCCTTCATTTCTAATTTAAGAACATTTTTAACAAATAATCCAAAAGTGTTTTCATTAGTTATAACCCCAGAATTTATAGCCTTGAATATTGCAACGGCATGTTTTCTAAGTGTAAATATATTTGTTTCATACTTAGTACAGAATTGCGTCTGATTCATTTGTAAAGTAGAAAGTAAAGTATCCTGAATGACATTTATAGGGAGGACAATGGAATTCTTTTTTGGATCCATATATTGATTATTTACGGAGGACTTAACACGCTTAATAACGTCGTTTTTCTTCGCCAATATGCATCTGTTCGATATGCTAATTGAGATGCTTTCACATTTACTGTAGAATTTCTCGATTATTGGTGTTACTGTTTCCCATTGCGTAATAAATACTATTTCTTCATCAGTGTCAAGTTCTGTTACTGAATCAGGGTTTTTCG includes:
- a CDS encoding RteC domain-containing protein, with the translated sequence MKLFSESLLSELEHQLKSIHSETEEPILYAEQAIKRLITILEKLKTAFLNHQFKNKSEEIDFFRNIKPQFAAKLIYYNDIYNIETNKPFGSKKAIRKYYNAEVIKLETYFTENAEFYKYYRTGNRNLDNKYFIRGKHDVRHTLDSFYFQADHRFSTSHDYKVARILANDRIKIYLETEISKLENKENPNTVTIPLRKTQKWTGSKVALVELIYALHTEGVFNNGASELKEVTTFFEAAFGVDLGQFNRTFLEIRTRKSERTKFLNVLKEKLILRMDDADEN
- a CDS encoding nucleotidyl transferase AbiEii/AbiGii toxin family protein, which produces MTLHENKELYNDAILATAQQKGIKEIYVEKDYWVTLALNRIFTSNIGKEAVFKGGTALSKCYKIIERFSEDIDMVILRNEQETGNQLKAKIKKISNVVAEILPEIEVEGITNKMGMIRKTAHSYEKTFEGDFGQVRDIIIVESTWLGSFEPYTNAMVTSFVAEMMKANNQEALIEEYNLNAFEVLVLSLERTLCEKIMSLMRFSFTEDPITDLNNKIRHIYDIHKLLENKEVNAFFNSPGFDKLLLIVANDDVISFKSNNGWLDNHPATAMIYADIENTWSQMRNTYNTTFKDLVYGELPTEEQILESLNKVNERLKMVSWKIDRQTTT
- a CDS encoding DUF6088 family protein; this encodes MTISKKIEDKVKKLPIGTTFTYQTLSVKSDEYAATAKTLERLIKKGVLKRVSTGVFYKPKQTVFGELKPREEELLKNYLFENDKRIAYITGVSLYNRLGLTTQIPKVIKIASRDKRISASIGSLKGKPVKSYIDVSDKNYYLLEILDALKDFKQIPDMDKRSGLLLLANEIKKWDNKDKKLLLKYALKYPPRVRAILGAIVEVFMDNDEIKPLKKSLNPLSQYEYKITEDILPNAKNWNIV
- a CDS encoding DUF5677 domain-containing protein, which produces MDIQKLLYQNPLTFYEYILLGPLAQVYVAKKKTNVPNWMNYSNLLIDKFAIHSSSFFHLSSGIIEHKSSTPDIKVTGYDLFSVNSMFRVMMETYITFNHIFVEPKSEDEKQFRFYLWKIDGLLEKKKFKIDYENLPKLKPVQEKDKQELQEMFELIKTNSFYNSLETTELVKIYDPEKRKSLWKFSINENYKVRPLKIIELVEQVCKTDAFINAYKYASVHTHSNYISIEHFEKTRSKPISEEYTDPLTRLAIYLTALIIEDICKIDENAGSQFTSLPAFFQDFITGINKSIRS